AACTATATAATTTAGATTTATTACTTCTATTCAAAAGACACTTGTTTATGATGTAATATTTTCCCCTCCTTGGCCTCAGAAGGGGCTCAAGATATCCCATATATACATTTCCATACCCATTTAGTTCATCGGACACAACAACAGGAAAGAGTAAACCACAAGCAGAGCAATGAGCACCACAACTTCGATAACAGCGATCTTTTGCCAGTTGTGCTTCAAGTTTGCCAACATAGCTGCCTTGCATGAATTACAGTCATAGCAAAGTTGATCCTGCTCATTACTCCATCTGCTACACTCCATGTCTGTTAAGCTGCTTGCGGTGGAAGTCCAAAAAGTGGCATTCACATACACAAAGTTGCAAGAGCTTGGAGGCTTGCAGCAGCCAGACTGCAAATTCGATTCAAATTTCACATGTTATTATACAGAAAAATGTCAAAACCCATCAAAACCCTAGTCTTCAGAAGTGATGGAGAGAGGTAACAGAgtaattacaaatgatatatatGTCTATATTTCAAAAATAAGAAGTAAAAACATAAACGAAGCTGCAGATTACATAAACCACAAATGATTATATTAATGAAACCACTGGTGATTACATTCACATTCGAATTACAGAGCCGCTTCTCTTTCTTTCATAAGAAATAATAACATAGACCCTTGTTTTTATCTTCTTCTCAGCCTCCTGTGGCTTCAGCAAAACCAGTTTTTCTACCCctgtttttctcttttttgattGTTGCAGCTGGATGTTTCAAAGACTGTTCTTTTACATGCATACATTTAAAACTGCACCTTTCCTACCTATTCATATACCCCACAAATTCTCAGCATATCCTTCTCCTCTATTTCTATCTTCATCTCATTGTCTCTCACTCATACTTTTTTTTCCATATCGCTCCATCTTTCTATCCCTCGATTTCTCTCTTTCATTCTCTTTATATTGGTAATAGAATTTAATTATCTTTCTGAATTGAAGGTTTAGTTTCTCTTTTGTAAGTGGACAAATAGtcaatttgaagctatcacttctccattgtaATCATTGTTGCACAAATAACATTATTTGTCAAATAACCTATCAATTGACCTTATGTGATGCACAAATGTATGCAAGCAAGCAATAGAACAATTTTTTTCCTAATCAACCTCCCACATTTTCTTGacatacctattgcacaccaagatTTTATCTTCTTCTCAACTTACTATTGCTTCAGCAAAACCGATTATTCTGCCCCTGTTTTTCTCTTCATTGGTTATTGCAGCTAGATGTTTCAAGACTGTTCTTTTACATGCATACATCTAAAACTGCACCTTTCCTTTTTATTTATATACCCCACAAGATAATAAACGAAAAAACATATTAAATGCAGTTACTAATCACTGTGGAAAAATCAGAGCAAGGAGATTTTGCAATCAAAATCATCTTGAAATGTGTCTTATGCTTGATCAGAGTGAATGGAGATGATAAGACAGTAGACGATAGATGAGGAAGAAAATATACAGAGGAATAAATATGGTAGTTGGGATTGAATTCAACAAGAGGCAGAGTTCAGATGGATCTAGTGGTTGAACATCCTAACTTAGCATTTGTCAAAATCTTACATGAAAATTTCAATTTACTTCCAGTTTTTCACAGCAGCTTACTTGAGAAGTCCCTTGCTTGTAAAAGTTTCAgagccacatcatcaagtatgatgctacatcagcatgctttttgccaaggtgtccaaaacagtccAAAAATAAGGTGAGACCAATAATCCTGCATAAGGGGCCCATATTGGTGCAACTGATTGACATCGCATGATTGATTGCTTTTCACAACTGACTCAACTAAAaaaaagaagattttgaatttttgagGCGTGGAAGGTCAAGTGAGTTACCTGAATTGGTTGTAGAACTGCTCTGCAACTTTGCCGACCGAATCATCAGCAAGTTTCTTGCATACTTTGGCGTCCTGAAGGCTGCTTTTCGTGCTTTTCCACTCGCTGCTGTTTTCCACTCTCTTCTGCAAACAGTAGTCTCCCAGCTGGTATTCTCTGTACCCTTTCCCTGAGACGGCCTGACCGCCATCGTCAGTAACAGCGTAGGCGATGGCAGTGAAGAAGGACAAGAGCAGAATGAGCGCACACATGGCGGCCAAGTAAAAGCAGAACAGCCGTGAGACTCTGCAGAAGAAGCCTAACAAGCCGGTGAGAGAGACAAGCATGAGAAAAGCCCCGAAGGTTATCGCAGACCATGGAAGAAGCTTCTCGCAGTCGTTGTCTGCCTCCGTTGCGAGCCATATTCCAGCGCCCAAGATCGGTACAGAGAGCATAGATGTTGAAAATGTAAGTAATCCGATTATGGTAATACCCATTCTGAAATATCTTTGATATGCATATCATTCATTTCTTTTAGGCTTCCTGCCAAGCCATAGAACGATTGCATTCTTGAGCATATAAAAAGGTCTGATGAAGCAACCTATAACACAATTCATATTTTTCACCAGTCCATTGTTTGTTTTGAAATACCTGATTTGCAAGGAGTTTAAGATGGTCTACCATGCCGAAAGCAAGCTCCAATTACTATATTTCGACATCCATACATTTTTTTCCTTTGGGTCCACTACTGTATAAGTCGGTAAACATACCCATCCAAAACAAATTGGAGAGTATGTCAGCTATGTAAGGTCTTTCTGTTTACAGACGCAGAGATACTTGAAAATCTTCTTATACATAGAAGCAGAAGATATTTGAAAATCTGTAAGCTACAGTTAGAATGAGAGTTATTAAATATCTAAACATTGCAAAAATATTTGCCAGTGGCCACTACAGCAGCACAAAAACACATATCAAAGCATTTGGAGTCTTATCCATGAACAACATTCCAACAGATTTTCTTCCTTGCGCCCAGCGCTATAAGAATGCAATATGCATGAACTAAATAACTACTGAATGTGATACATATTAACTGAACTGATTAAAATAGTTAAAATCATGAAAACAAATCCTGCACCTATGCTTAAAAAAGGGAAACGATAATATAACAGTGGCTAGGGGTAAGTTAAGGTGGAAACTGGAAACAGCAGTAAATGTCATAGTTCGACTAAATTGTAGGCTTTTCATGAAATTGTCCTGGCTTTTTATGAAATTCTAGAACAAACTTTGATGATCTTAATGAAATGCAAAAGTGTGTAATTGCCGTTTGATGTTTCAATGGTTTACTGTTTCAGTAGGCATACTCTATGATAATTGCCTCAGAATCATGATTGAGAACCTACAACATAAAGAAAATTTATCAACTAAAGTTTTACTGTATCAGACTAAATTGTCCTGGCTTTTTACGGAATTATAGAATAAATTTTTATGGTCTTAATGAAATGCAAAAAGTGTGTAATTGCCATTTGATGTTTTAATGGTATACTGTTTCAGTAGGCATAATCTTTTACTAATTGCCTTGAATCATGTTTGAGATACTATAACGCCAAGAAATTATATCAACTAAATATGCTCCCCAGGCTCATCTGGGTATCGTGCGTGCTTTTACCGTTTTACCAGTCCCTACTCCCTAATTGATGCTTCCCCTTGGAAATTTCAGGTCTCTAGATTTCCCCAAAAAAATGTCCTCCACTAATCTGTTTTTCATCTTTACTAAGGGTATATGACAAAGGGTCTCGTTCTTAATTTGGGGTGAAAACTTGTTGCCATAGTTGATATTGTGATTTAGTTTCTGTAGGATTGGACTTCAAAGAAAAACTTCTTTGTTTGTGTAGGCTTTTATGGGGCATTATGTTGATTCTGTTTCATCTGATTTACCTCCAGCTAAGTTTTGCCCTATAACCTGAATATATTGTGTAAAACAACTTTTGATATAACATGCGTGGTTTTGGGATTGtaattgttaatgcatgatagctttggtaagataaatatgattgaatgagagataaataaagtctctcattcaaacatttattatcgtgagggggcacgatcaagtgatgtcttgatcggccatgtctaaaagacatggccggtcaaggcatcgcttgaccatacccagcccactacatataccaaatgaaatgtgtgagaatagatttttgaaataaaaaatgctcctcctctcctgcaacataaaagaagacaatcagatttatacaacaattcagtgatagataatacatagaacaagataaattttaattctgatccacaaaattaacatggtatcagagccaggtttccttctataaagcctaaccacctgaaggaagatccgattaagatcagattgatatctccttgaaagtctcgAATATAGCCatattgcaagaacttgtcctctcaaacttaaactacaagcgtcccttgctgaagtcagaaattcagacgtatgttcagaaaaatatgttctctagaagaaactcaagataccttgtgattgagagggagcttactaatcaagattgagcacttttgaggtaaaaattgtaaatattgattattattattaatactaataattattttatgggccctgtgtaaatcataaggaagtgacgacttccaaatgatttccacttgtatttttgaggttattggaaggtgacgatcttacaataactcaagattgtgtgCATTGCAGCTTCACTCAAGAAATTAGGgcaatgtttattattttatttctggATTATATTGTGTAGGATtttgtttgcatcaacatttcagatttAAGAGTGAGGCTGTGTAATGTGAGATTGCTGCTTACTTTCGTTATTCAATTGAATAAACACAATGGGAGTACCATAAACATTTGGGGGGCTGGCAGTGTTACTAGTTCATTGAGGGAGATTTCAGTTATTGGTGATATAAAGAGGTTCAAGTTTGTAGGGATGAAAATGGCTATATAATCTTTAGAATGCATCAAAACATCATTATCTTTTATACATTACAATATTTCCTTACTCATGACCTTGAAATTCCGTAAGAATCCATGAATCGTTGAAGCTAAAACACATCTCTGTTATTTCTAGAATTGTGGCATGTCGTTGGTTTTCATTGATAACAACTTGAATACAATCTAGAAGAATTCTGAAATAATGATTCTG
Above is a window of Cryptomeria japonica unplaced genomic scaffold, Sugi_1.0 HiC_scaffold_1927, whole genome shotgun sequence DNA encoding:
- the LOC131873528 gene encoding tetraspanin-8-like — encoded protein: MGITIIGLLTFSTSMLSVPILGAGIWLATEADNDCEKLLPWSAITFGAFLMLVSLTGLLGFFCRVSRLFCFYLAAMCALILLLSFFTAIAYAVTDDGGQAVSGKGYREYQLGDYCLQKRVENSSEWKSTKSSLQDAKVCKKLADDSVGKVAEQFYNQFRFESNLQSGCCKPPSSCNFVYVNATFWTSTASSLTDMECSRWSNEQDQLCYDCNSCKAAMLANLKHNWQKIAVIEVVVLIALLVPVIKDIVNPEFREIVEESQFSWSM